The genomic window AGAAGTGGCCCAGAAGCACAGTGATAAGATAAGGACAGTCACTCACTGGGGCTTTGCTGGGGCCAGCAGGGGGACCGTTTCTGTCCCACCTCTCACTGGCCAGGCAGGGAGGAGGCAATTCCTGAGTCAGTAAACGCACTTGCATGCGCACAGGGGCCCACGCACACATACCCACCCCAGGACTAACCCCTGGCTCCAAACAAGCCAGCTTTGGGCTCGTAGAGCAGGAGAAGGAGGCGGCCAGGGACCACACTCTGGGTGGCGGGGGAAGCCATCTCAGGATCACTGAGCAGAAAAGCTGCCCAGAAACACATGGATACTTCAACTGGAAGTGAACACACTGGACACTACCAGGGTCACAGGCACTAAACATCACAAGCCATCACTGGAGGAGAACTTTTTGATGAGCTTTTCCCTCCTTTGTTTCTATCATCCATGGACAAATAAGAGAGAAGGATGTGATGCTGATGCATTAAAATTAGGTATAATCAAGTGCATCTCcccagaacatttttttaaaaccctgcagGCATATATTGGCACTTTAAGATGGCCAGAGGCCAGACAGATTCTAGCAGTCCAGAAACAGGACAGAATTATAATTAACTAAGAAGATAGTATGTGGTCAAAGATCAGGTAAAGTacatctcaaatttaaaaaaaaaatcaatgaataaaagtATCTTATGACATTAACATCTAGTGCTACAAAACTGTTATTCCATTCATCTAAAGAATTGTTTGGTCCTCTTTTAATGGGAAAAGGGGAATAGGAATTCTATACAGTATGACTTATGAAAACAAGTAAATGGTGGGGATCAGAAGTTAAGcggggagaagaaaagagtttGACTTTTCCAAACTGTGTATTCAAATGCGCCACCAATTAAACTATTTGTAGTATGGGACATTTTCAggctttctttttaaactgttttagTTTAAATTAATAGGCCTGCAACTTTTTTCTAACGACAATAAAGTTCTATAATTGAGTTACTTCTAAAAGAAGTGTCTGTACTGCAATATTCTGTCTTCTAAACTAAAAGAATATAAATCTGCTTGTAGCAGAAGTCACGGTCTAAACAAACATctgatttcttattttcctattttacattGACACTCTGCAGTATTTAATATATAACAATCTCATGAATTTAGGGTTTAAGAAAAAGCAATGCccagaagtaaaatatttaaaaggaaataacgTAAGAGCTAAACATGACTGTTGCCTACTTTCTAAATTATTACTTACTATGAAGcaaaacttctttcaaaattgtacACTGAGGTCTATCTGTTTTTTGGGGAAGAGGGgttctgtttaaaaataactcttgtcattattattttagactatttatttctatttgtcaaaatgAAGCCCAAAAGGAAATTCAAGGTGATCCAAAAATTTTCTTTAGGGGGACAAAACTGAGAGGTCAATGGGGCAGTTAGAAAAGAGCACAAAATCTCCCCAGGCATACAGACGCACTCTAAACCCCACAGAGTCTTAGTAAGAACTTGGCTCTTCTAAGCATCTAGTTAAAAGCTGAATGCTGCACTTTTGCCTGTACATAATTAAAAggctgaaaaaaataagaaactgccTACAGCTTCATTCATCACAAATTCCCTGCGCTTATCACGTATCTGCGGACGAGCTAAGCATCAAGCAAGGAGGAACCAGATGTGCTCCTCAGGGCTCACACTGCTTCGGGGAGTGTTCAAGCATAGAATATAAGTTCGGGGATCTGCCCTCCCTGTACCCCAGTGCCATTGGTGCTATCCGATGAGCACTGAAACTGGACTGTCACTTTCCCACACTGAACTTCCGTCATGCCTTCTTGTCCGAAGTAGCTGAGTTCGTTGCCGTCCAGTATCACGCTGGCTGTGTAGAAGGTGTCTGGCTCAATCTGCACTGGGTACTCAAACCACACAGGGAAGGTATTACTGGAGCCGTCTGAGAAGTACTTGCTCAAGTTCTGCCCTAGGACAACGCCCTGCCGCTTGAGTTCAATCTTGGCGCTGTACTCCGCAGAGCCACAGCTGGAGCCATAGAGCCCAAAGCCAGCGATGAACACTCTCTTATCAACTGCAAACTGGATGCTGTCACAGCGGCCCCGATAGCGCCACTGGTTGCTCCGATAGGCACACGACTGGAAACGGTGACAGCGCTGGGGGACAAGGCCCTTGCGGGCTTTACTCACAAACTGCAACTCGGGCTTCTTGGCTGCAGTGTACCAGAGGAAGATGTCGTTGGTCTCATTGAGAGTTAAAACTCCGGACTGTGCAGCACCATTTGCAAAATCATCCAGGGCCATTGTGGGTATGCGGATCAAGTAAAGTGCCTTTCCAAGGACCTTGCGCTTATTTTCAATGCTCAAAGCTAGATCTTGTCGCTGGCATTCTACTTCAGCCCAGTTGAGAGCTGCCTCAAAAACCACAATTTCTTTGGCATTCAGAGTTTCCCTGCGGAGGATACTTTCTAGTGTCTGGAAGTCAATATCACAGAATCCCTCAGACTTGAGAGCTAACTCAGCCTGGGCGTCAATGACCTCCCAGCAACGTTGGGTCAGGTCTGGCTCCTCAAACAGGCAGCTCTGGGAGAGGAGCACGCAGGCGTTCTTGGCGCTCAGGCTGGTCTCCAGAAAATTAACGCAGGCTCTGGCGAGATGAGGGACAATGTACTTTTTGGCAGCATAAAGAGTAGCCAGCACTGTGTCAGCAGCCAAATCAATTTCATCACAATAGATATATCTGAAAGGAAGCACACAGCATGTAAACGGAATTCTCACAAAACAAGCGCATCGAGCAAGAAAAGATGCAACTATTTTCAACTGAGTTCCAAGAAAATCATCTTATGTGATAGTTGTTACAAAAATGACTAGggattaaagaaaaatctaaaatatattcataaactaTTAATACTTCAACCCAGTAGTAAGTTTGTATAACCAAAGACATTAACTTTTTGTTACCCATTCTAGACTTTATTTTATAAGCTGTATTCAATGTCTTCTCAACAAAATCAGAAGATACTAGAACTGTTAGAGAAAGAACTGCATATCAGAGATAgttaatattaagaaaaaaatagcaaaacctATTACATATTCTGTATTATATCTAATCAAAGTATAATCCCCCATGTTTTAGGagcaaaatatacatatatatatagagagagagagagagagagttttactttaaaatttttctgcacATTCAGATAGAAACAAATGCCTTTAATACTGTAATGTCAGCAACGACTATATCTTAATGCTTTTAACTCAGTATGACTTGGATTTCTCCTAACCACAGAATAAAACCtgagattaaataagatatttttcaAGTAGCTCCAAATTCAATATATTATCAAATATGGACTTCAAAACGATCTTCCAGTTACCTTTACAAAGAATCCAACATAGGCTTTGcatctggcttttaaaaaaaaaaaactcttctcCCCGACACATTCATTCCCCTTTCAAAATTAAAGAATTCTTGTTTTcagatatatttaattaaaagacaaagtaaGAAAACCTAAATATGCACTATCTCTGTGTTCCTGTGAAGTGTCCTTCAACTAGCAGATAAAACACTTCTTGATGTTTTGGGGGATGATGGCAGTTGATCAAAATGGTATGTGAAGGAAGAAACCGTCTGCTTCTATGAGATTCTGCGGTTGACTAGCACAGTCAGTGAGAACTACATACAGGTGAAAAATACAGACTGATACTTCATTTCTAAATGTCTCCAGCTAAGGTGTTTGGCTGCCTGCTGTGAAGTTTTCCTTTCACATAGTAAGTCATAGTTTTCCTTCCACACATAATAAGAAATTCGCAAGGGCTTccgtaaaaaattaaaaaaccacaATGATGGCAGTAAGAAAAATGTCCACAATCACAAACGGAACCTGTATTTCTGTTTCCCAGAAGCCCTTTCTCTCCTTAAGCCACCTATGACCAGCGAGAGCACTTGACAAAACTCCTGCAGCTGGTGATGCTCTGACCCGAGAATCAGGACTGCAGGGAGGACTCGAGCACAGTCAGCACTTTATAGCTCTGACCCTAGAACTGTCAAGTGAGCAATCGTCCCTTTTTCTTGACAAACCCCTTTCCAGGTGTACTTGCTACTCACCCACGATGCAGGAGTGAGGCAAACCTGGCCTCCCCTATCCCCAGTGACAACACTGTACTGATCCACTATGGCACAGCAGCAAATGGCACCTTACTACGTTTCTGATTCTTACCACTTCACGTGCACTGCAcggagaattttaaaaagctgtatcAAGATATCTTCTAGGCAATGTATTtgtgagaaaagatgcttgtcAAATGATGAATCAAATGACTTAGCTGAACCAAAACTCTCTGTGTTTCTTACTCATGTTTCCTAATTACGTATATATCTGGAACAACATAACACTACTCAACTGCAGTGAAGCCAAAATGCTGAACTAGTGTAAGCATTCTCCTCCGCAACAGATAATGTCAAATACGCCAGGCCGACTTGATGGGAAAAAGCAAGACAAAGCAAAAACTCTGACAGGTAAAATTGGTTTCTGTACGtatatttctaaaagattatAAAGGTCACAGTGTTGGTTGGTTAAAAGCGGTGGATTAGTTTACGTTTGGTACCTCACACGCTCACTGGCCTTTAatttccctctctcccactgCGAAAGTTCTAGTCAGCAGCAATTAGATTTCAAAACTATAACACGAACAAAGAATTAAATACTTATAAGTTATTAAATAACTATAATGCTTAACTTCTAGAATTAACTGTAATACTTATTTTTCAGGAGGCAGCAGACAATACATAGcaacattttaaccatttgtgGGATTACTGTCCAACTTGACCCCCTGAGTAATTTGttcaataaacatatttattcCAGTGAAGTGAAATCCCTACAGTAGCAGATAACCTTGAACTCTGATATACTTGGTGTGCTAGAATAAAGATTTAacaaaaatcatataaatattatttagaacAATTACTGGATTTTAATTACTTGCTGGACTGGACTATCACATTGTCTAGCAGCAGCACATGTCAAAGAAGTGAATTCTATTCACCTGGTTAATATGTACTGGATTCTGAAAAAGACTCATGCaacataaaactattttttaataaatatatcttaTAGCTTTACATTGCTATGTTACCAATTAAAGTTTTTCTGTATAAATCCATAGAAAACCATTCATCTCCctcaaaaacttttcctctactaTCAAATgcaaatgcttatccttaagaaaCGTTATCTGACTTTATGTAAGAGTATGCGTAAGTACGTGTGCATAAAGATCAGATTACTTcaacaaaaaatgttttacatttgctaaaaagaaataataactcctagaaaactaaaaaatttccTAACTGGTGGTATTTAAACAAGGTATATAATTTCTGGAATTGTGAAACAAAAGTCTAATTTACGTCCTTAAAGACTTCTTCACACAAAATGCTTCCAGAGAGAACACACTCGATCAGGTAGTACCTATACCaggaagttatttttctttaattataagtTGTTAAAAATCAAATCACTATATGTGCCACTTGCCCCCAAATCCCACGCCATGGTGTGACATAAATGCCCGCACCATTCCACACGCTTCCTACTGAGGGATGCACAGCAGTTTTCTCCAAAACCTTTACAAGGTAAGCAGCACCCTCTTTCTTCATCAGCCTCCCTTTTCTGTGACACACAACTTACATTTAACTGTGAAACCAGCAGAGTACAAATACAGCATAAACAAACTCTTTCCCAACAGACGAATGATGCTTACTTCAACATAGCAAGAAAAGCAGCAGGTTCAACATCTGGTATACGGATTTCATCTTTGTCCTCAGCAAGTTCTCCATAAAACATTGCATGGAACACAGAGCTCCCAACAGCTAAAACATACTGTAGAGAAAGGGAAATCTTATTTCATGCACTAAATTGAAAGCATTTTCTCAAATCAATCCCAAATAACAACTCTAAGCAATCAGGTTTAGTGGGCATAGAGACCTAAACCTGCTCTTTTGAGAAAGTCAAGGTACAGGGTATCTTGCTGTGAAAGCATAAGGTAGCTGTTCATGCAAACCTGTCTCTATGCTAATTATCTCAAGGATTAACCAGATTAATGCACAAGTTCCctcattacaaaataaataaataaaataaaagcttatcTAACTGATTTCTAGGGGAAGAGTAAACACATGACTTTCCCAACCTGTCACAACTTCCCATGACCAGAGAGTTAAGAGGGGATGTTTTTATTCGGGATATAAAGCAGGgtagaaggaaacaaagaaaaaaattcagcgTGGCCAAGGCCTTTTGGAGAGGCTGTTGCGTCTCTGTGGTCGGGTGCAACATGCACTGCCTGCCATCGGCAAGCTGCCCACCCCAAgttccaggctcagagagggtccCTCTTTGTAAATCTCAGAACTAAATGGGTAATGCAGCTGTTGCTTACTTTGTGTCCTGGCAACCGCTGAGTCCCACCTGGTGGCCCAACCACAAAATGTACATCTGCCATCAAATCATTATTGAACATCACCGCATTTCTATAAACAGAGGCAATTCATTAATTCACAGCAGCCGAGTTTTTAATaccccctccccaacacacaaAACCCACAAAAGATCTGCAAGCTAAGCAAGAGTTTAATAACTTCAGGGTAAAACTACAAATAAAGGTTCCAACTAAACAACTATTTGTAATCATTGCAAACACATGGAAAGtaactaaagttaaaaaaagttaCCCAAACTTTTCATTAGACTAAGGACAAATAAAAGGTTTCTATCTTCTATGGCCCATAGACACAACCCTGTCACTTAAATGTTACAGCTtgcaaaaacatttttatctAAGAGGAAAACAGCTGTACTGTTTTGGAAAAGATACAGGGCAGTTTTCCATTACCAATAAAGCTCTGGGAAAAGAGGAAACACAGATTTACGTTAAAATACATTACAGGTTACGCAAAAGCAGAAACTTCAACACAGGAaaacttttaaagtaaatatgCTGGCCCTGCCGGCACTTACCTTTCTCTGATGGTGGGATAAAGGCCCTGCCAATTGGGGGCCGGAATAAGGTTATTGTTGCTGAGATTCTGCTGGTGGTACTGCTGGGCAGTGGTGCTGCTGGAGGGGGCTGGCTTTTTACGGGGGAATATATCAGCagccatcttcttcttctttttagtcTTCAAGGTAATGATTTCATAACAAACTGGAGGCAacttgctgctgttgctgctgctgctgctggtatTTGTTTTCTTCGAGCTTTTCTTGGACCTGTTCTTTACCGTCTCTGGAAGCATCAAGAAGAAGGTGAGacatttcatgttcttttccttGTCATCTACCATGAGTACAGTGTGTCTCTCTTTATAGCCAGATATCCCAAATTGGTGCAAACATCAAGGAAAAGAGGCCAGCATGAGCTAAGATGTTAACAGAAACCAACACGCTgatattttgcttcttttctcagCTGGGCAAGGTGACCTTttcactatgttgaatagaaactGGCTTTAAGTTTTATCCAGTACTGGGTCTGTTAAATACATCCCCATCATGATTCCTGTTTCTCTTATTTGCTCATAAAAATAACCCAGTTTCCTAGATCACCTGAAAATGCTACACTGAGCAAAGATGACAGGCAGAGAGCCGTGGCACTTGTTTTCTGAATTAGGTTAGCAAGATGTGCTGGAGCCGCGCGAGTCTGTTCAGCCGGCCGAAGTTGTGTGGTGAATGGATCGGAGGAGAGTAGGTATTACAGCCCTGCAGATGGAGTCAGACAGCCAGTGCTCGGAGCCAATAGCTGAAGTCACCAATCATGATTGGACCAAGCAAAACAGTGACACCTATTGTAACGTGCATAGTTCTGATATTAAAGGAACAGCAGTTGCTTTCTCTTGTGTACTGTATTACTGTATATTTACgtaagataaacctatgaaatatatttgaaaacaggaaaggaagagtTTACGCCCAGAGATTTCTCTTCAGTAgatgtacatttttatttctccagttAAACAAGCAGGATGAATTAACAAAGGGTAGAGACTGATTTCTAGTCTATATTTCTACTAAAATCTTTATCCCGGCAGCATTTAGTTTCAAATACATCAAACAAAATCTTCCATTCTACCAGCTAAAAGGGATTATTAATAGCAAAACCATACTAAACATATGTACTACAGCTTAATGGAAAAGaatgctatttttcttctttttcagtctcTTTGAATTCAAGTTACAGTCTCCAGCAAAAGGAGAGAAGTCATGTGTGCACTTTGCCTCCCAATGTTTTCTAGCTCCTATAACGATCTTTGACAAGAGTCCCAGATCACAAAATACTGTTAATTAGACTAAGATTACACTAGTAGGCTTAGCTGCACTGAAACATAAGACAAACTCTAGATGTAAAAATAagattcaaatgagaaaacaccAGCGTCGGTAATATCAGTAATCAGTGTTTAAAGGTTGTAACTGACTAAAAATATGCCAGATGAGGCCCTGTTCAGGATCTCAAAATCCAACCTAAATGTTATGGCTACATTTACCCTtgtcataattttaaattaaagaatataatCCACAACTTCTAACACAAAACCAACAATAAGGCTATTCAAAATGATAAATGTTCTGAGGCTGCCTAGTTAAAATGCAAACATGTTCTCTCTGCTTTGAATCAGAAGGATATAAAGTACTATGCGGTTTTCATAGATGTGAATTCTCTAACAATTTCTAGCTTTGTTGagctaagaaaaaacaaaaacacctgcTGTAGGTTCCGCACATGCTTATCTATTCTAGAGAGAGACTAATGAAGAGGCTCAATCTCCCCCAATATCTGGATTCCTCTCACTTGCTGGAACGCAGCAGCCATGTGCTGCCCGCCCCCCAATCTAATGCCCCCTTCCTGACCACAGCCCTGCTGGTGGCACAACACTCATCTGAATGATGAATGCCTGGCTGAGTGAGGGCCCCACAAACAGGAGCTTCAATTGCTATTATAACTCAGAATCTACTAAACACAACACACCAGAAATCAGGCTTTAAATCCCTGGGATCCTAAATCACTAAACTGAACCAAGGAATATCCTcttgtcatcattattattgttaaaactGTTTGCAAAGCAAAGCAAGACAGACTGTGTGTAAGAGAACCGTGATCTTTAGCACAAGGTTATTCACACCCATTTTAGATGGACCCTGAAGCGCTGCTTATTTGTCACAATTATCACGTTCCCAATCACAGGGCtaccacacacatacatacacatacttcCAAATCGCCTTCAAACACACTAACACAATGCTGGAAAGAGAGAGATCTCGAAACTAGTTTTAAAAAGCACGTGGAGAAAGGcatgaagaagaaacaaatgagtTCCTATATGAGCTAACTATTCAGGATAtggttaaaaccaaaagctttctctccctcccaactTCTACTGAACTTGCTGACCACCACCTTCCTAGGAAAGCCCCCAGGACAGGGAGGTCCTTCTGACTGGGATGAAGCCCATCCGTAGCTGGCTTTTCAGCTTTTCAGGTGAGAGAATAATCAACTAGAATGGAAAGGGATACGAGTTAATTTGAGACAGACATCCTCATAACTGGCAGCTGGacagacaaaatagaaaaagcataaaaagcaGACACAAGACCTTAGGAGGCTTTGTggtttttattcatttcacatACAGCTCAATATCCTTTACCAAGAAAGCCTGAAACAAACAGTGCTCTAACGccactaaaataaaaagaaaaggaaaacgcATGTAATAGCTGAAGaaagaatattatatattttagaaaacgtTCCTTCCGAAATTAAACGTTTCTGTTAATTGGAAAATTAAGTTTTGTGGAAAAGCCTGAATATACTAGTAAAATGAAGCAGGGCTAAGTCTGAGTCACCTAGAACAGTGCTGCAGTGGGGGCATTACAACTCACAGATGTAGGGACTGAAAGCATGGCTGTTCTAAAGTTATGTTAGTAACTACAAAAActaatccaatttttaaaaaataagaatatttgaatttttgcAGCCATCTGAAAAGTATGGAAATGTTAAAATGACAACTGAGATCTTCCTTACCATGGTAATGGGCAGGTGACACAAGGTCCTTGCCACTCAGAATGTGGtccaaggagcagcagcagcatctcctgggagcctgttagaaaCTCAGAATCTCAGCCAGACTGTGggccagaatctgcattttaacaagaccctcCAGGTAATCTGTATGACATTCAGGTTTGAGAGAACCTCGTGTAGATAACTAACGAATGTTACAGCCTTTCCCCAGTGATCCAGTACCAACATGTGGTGCCACATTTTGCATTCAATTATCAAGTGAAtggacaaataattcaaaataatttaatttggCTTGGACATAAAACTTAACACCTTCACATCTTATTCTGAAATTCTTCTGATCAGGCCCTAAATCTCAAAACTCAGGCGTGTAGACAGCCAAGTGAGAGGCCTCAAAATATCTCAACTCTCTAGAAAGAAGAAGCTCAAGCCTAGATTATcttaaaagataataagagagACGATTTTAGTGAGGaaaataaaggattaaaaaatgCCAAATGTAAAACAGATGAACCacttagtatttttaaataatctacttcacaattctatttaaaaaaaattagcactGTGGCACAGCAAAATTAGCAATCAAGTAATCTGGTTCAGTTCCGGCTTGGCCACTAAAAATTAATGGGGTTGTGTGCGGGAGGATGGGAAACAGTGTTTGTCTGAACAAATCATTTAGCCTTtaagggcctcagtttcctcagctacaAAATGAAGAGGTTCATCTAGAATAGATGGGTGTTTCTCAAACATTACCATCAATCTACGgtaagaaatgtattttatattcgGACTCAggaccaacacacacacatatacaaatggaAAGAGTTCACAAAACAAAACTTACTCTTAGCATGTTATGATACACtctgacattttctattttattctttttttcttttctttttaatgctggtCTTGATTCATTCCATTGATTTCATGACTACAGTTTAAGTAACACTggtattgattatttctaagggCTTTTAAGGTTTAACATTCCAGGGTTCTTTTCCATCAAGAATTTGGACCAGAAGCCACCAAATGAGGAAGAAGGCAAGTTTACATTGACCCATTGGAGCCCATGAAATCCCTCAAATTGCAGGCAAAATTGGgagtttgcatttatttttctggaaagagaAGCCATAGCTGTCATCCATCTTTCAGAGTAATTCATGACTCGGAACACAATAAAAAGACTATGAAAATCTAAGATCAATttgaatatacaaaatatttgtaTCACTCTattctctgctttcatttctatttcattgaacACAAATTAtggctcctttcctcctcttgaaattaaatataaatagttaAAACCCATCTGTTGAATCTATAGCCCAGAAACATCACCCACTGGGCTGAAGAATAATAAAGGGTACCAGCCCAATGTCTATTGTCAAATTTCAtctctaaaatttttttccaactagTATTGCCGTTACTTGGTCCTATATCTCTTGAATTTTAAAGCTGCTACGACACACAGTTAATCTGCCCTAATGAAGTAAATAGGTCAAGAAGCCCATCAATCTTTTGTGAAAGTTTTCCCAAAATAAACCATGCTGATCATACAGTGTATTAGGTGTCAGGCATGCGATTGTGAGCAAGTTTAGGAACCAAGCTTAAAAGGTCAACTAATAATACTGAGTTTCAGAAGATTTTTATAATTGTCAGAAAGTTCAACCACCTTTACCTCTTTTCATTCAATTCCCAATAGTAACAAAATTATCAAGAGAATCCAAACTCATTTAGACCATCCTCTTCACCACTGGAAGGTGTGCCAGACATCCTACCTTTATTTAGTAGAATCTTGTTTATTCAGTTTGAGGAGCTGAATGAGCTTTGGAACTGAAAGGGACTCTAGAAATCATTTAATGCAACTTGGGCCCACAGATAAGGTAACTAGGTGTCTAGAAGATTAAGGGATTTGTGATAAGTCCATAGTTAAGTAGTGGGGCAACGTCTGGACAAGAATGCAGATTTCCTGACTGCTTGACTAATTTTATCTGTTCCACTCACTCTAATTTTCATCCACAGTAATTACTCCACATCCTTACATAATGCTTTATCTACATATTTCTAATctactttaaaaggaaaatatatgtgcaaaatttagaaatgaaaaccacaaacaTAGATACTCCACACCCTGCAGGAAGAAAGCTGGAAGGACACTTTGTggcaagaaatggagagaaactgTAACAGGGAGGAACATAAAAGCATAGCAGCCCCGAGGAAGCTGCTCATAAACAAAAGAGGATCCCCAGGTCAAATGAAAGTTACAAAACCTGCCATTCATGGTTAACACCAACAAATTCTATGTCAACAACTAATGATGCTGACAACTCTTGTTTAACTTGCTCTAACTCTGGACTCCTTGTCTGGGCTTGTATTTGGTTTACTACAAGACACCTAAACAGCTATAGCAATGAGGTTAAGTGAGGATTAAATACAGTAGGGTGGACTGAAGAGATATACATCACTTACAAAAATTATCCACAGAATGTAACAGAGGAGAGTAATTTAACCTGGTAAATCATGATGGAAGAGTGTtttgtgtttgcttatttttctcttcaatacCGAGCAAAAGTTATGGTTGT from Equus asinus isolate D_3611 breed Donkey chromosome 15, EquAss-T2T_v2, whole genome shotgun sequence includes these protein-coding regions:
- the BTBD3 gene encoding BTB/POZ domain-containing protein 3 isoform X1, whose protein sequence is MVDDKEKNMKCLTFFLMLPETVKNRSKKSSKKTNTSSSSSNSSKLPPVCYEIITLKTKKKKKMAADIFPRKKPAPSSSTTAQQYHQQNLSNNNLIPAPNWQGLYPTIRERNAVMFNNDLMADVHFVVGPPGGTQRLPGHKYVLAVGSSVFHAMFYGELAEDKDEIRIPDVEPAAFLAMLKYIYCDEIDLAADTVLATLYAAKKYIVPHLARACVNFLETSLSAKNACVLLSQSCLFEEPDLTQRCWEVIDAQAELALKSEGFCDIDFQTLESILRRETLNAKEIVVFEAALNWAEVECQRQDLALSIENKRKVLGKALYLIRIPTMALDDFANGAAQSGVLTLNETNDIFLWYTAAKKPELQFVSKARKGLVPQRCHRFQSCAYRSNQWRYRGRCDSIQFAVDKRVFIAGFGLYGSSCGSAEYSAKIELKRQGVVLGQNLSKYFSDGSSNTFPVWFEYPVQIEPDTFYTASVILDGNELSYFGQEGMTEVQCGKVTVQFQCSSDSTNGTGVQGGQIPELIFYA
- the BTBD3 gene encoding BTB/POZ domain-containing protein 3 isoform X2 — its product is MAADIFPRKKPAPSSSTTAQQYHQQNLSNNNLIPAPNWQGLYPTIRERNAVMFNNDLMADVHFVVGPPGGTQRLPGHKYVLAVGSSVFHAMFYGELAEDKDEIRIPDVEPAAFLAMLKYIYCDEIDLAADTVLATLYAAKKYIVPHLARACVNFLETSLSAKNACVLLSQSCLFEEPDLTQRCWEVIDAQAELALKSEGFCDIDFQTLESILRRETLNAKEIVVFEAALNWAEVECQRQDLALSIENKRKVLGKALYLIRIPTMALDDFANGAAQSGVLTLNETNDIFLWYTAAKKPELQFVSKARKGLVPQRCHRFQSCAYRSNQWRYRGRCDSIQFAVDKRVFIAGFGLYGSSCGSAEYSAKIELKRQGVVLGQNLSKYFSDGSSNTFPVWFEYPVQIEPDTFYTASVILDGNELSYFGQEGMTEVQCGKVTVQFQCSSDSTNGTGVQGGQIPELIFYA